A part of Ketobacter sp. MCCC 1A13808 genomic DNA contains:
- a CDS encoding sulfotransferase family protein, which produces MIGQLDKIYLTFGKRNAFHRLVSYFFFEGRPHTTRGQFLNPFVKTFLNLLAELPGSPSPDRPIYITGLGRSGTTVLGKILSLHKDVGFLNEPKLMWSLADPQTDVCGDYVDSSGRFMLNPDDAHAETKLKIGRVLSRYAFLTGIKRPLDKYPEFIFRVGYLKSILPTSKIVFISRNGNDAVASVAHWSQDKGVVVGERTDDWWGRGDIKWTYLCDQIFTVLPEYSDVAKLDLNKLDHVNRAALEWIVTMRQGIETLNSWPNDVYHIKYEDLVREPAIELEKLLRACELAPSDDVLAYSQKALKVRERKAKPELEETISTLFDETMSMLGY; this is translated from the coding sequence ATGATTGGTCAACTTGATAAAATCTACCTCACGTTTGGTAAGCGTAATGCGTTCCACCGTTTAGTGAGTTATTTTTTCTTCGAGGGAAGACCGCATACTACTCGGGGTCAGTTTTTAAACCCTTTTGTGAAAACTTTTTTAAACCTGTTGGCCGAGTTGCCTGGTAGTCCATCTCCGGATCGGCCTATTTATATCACCGGGCTGGGACGATCTGGCACAACTGTCTTGGGGAAAATACTTTCGCTGCACAAAGACGTGGGTTTTCTTAACGAACCTAAGTTGATGTGGTCACTTGCTGATCCACAAACGGATGTATGCGGCGATTATGTTGACTCAAGCGGACGCTTCATGCTGAATCCGGATGATGCTCATGCCGAAACAAAGTTAAAGATCGGAAGAGTTCTATCCAGGTATGCTTTTTTAACCGGTATAAAAAGACCGCTTGATAAGTATCCGGAATTTATTTTCAGGGTTGGTTATCTCAAAAGTATATTACCGACCTCAAAGATTGTATTCATATCACGTAATGGTAACGATGCCGTAGCTTCTGTTGCGCATTGGTCGCAAGACAAGGGTGTGGTAGTCGGTGAAAGAACTGATGACTGGTGGGGCCGTGGGGATATTAAATGGACCTATTTGTGTGATCAGATTTTCACAGTGTTGCCGGAATATAGCGATGTTGCAAAGCTTGATCTAAACAAGCTGGATCATGTCAATAGAGCGGCGTTGGAATGGATTGTAACAATGCGTCAGGGAATCGAAACATTAAATTCCTGGCCGAACGACGTTTATCACATCAAGTATGAAGATCTTGTCAGAGAGCCTGCCATTGAATTGGAAAAGTTGTTGCGTGCTTGCGAATTAGCGCCGTCGGATGACGTTCTTGCTTATTCCCAGAAGGCCTTAAAAGTAAGGGAAAGAAAAGCCAAGCCGGAGTTGGAGGAGACCATCTCTACACTTTTCGATGAAACAATGAGCATGTTGGGTTACTGA